One stretch of Bremerella cremea DNA includes these proteins:
- a CDS encoding GspE/PulE family protein encodes MVDAGEILLSCGLLTPEQADIVRNEQESSADFIPKAVELSFVEEDAALKALGQAVGLEFIDLTHTEIDTALIRSIPQRLIYRQSLLPVRRENGCIIVATSDPFDLYPLDEVAAATGLSVQPVLAGRSEIAKLIKANLGVGGETVEGMLARKEEDGGDVELLQDLDDEGGELAEVEQEASVIRLVNEILLEAIETRTSDVHIETQSNNSVVIRYRIDGMLHSQAVPPEINYFQAAIISRLKIMSRLNIAEKRLPQDGRMKLKVRGREIDVRVSVIPMIHGESIVMRILDKGNLSFDLQKLGMDVDVYSQFQKIIRQPHGIILVTGPTGSGKTTTLYSSLLEIRDEATKIITTEDPVEYQLDGINQIQVHSKIGLTFSASLRSILRHDPDVVLVGEIRDLETAENAIQASLTGHLVFSTLHTNDAAGAFARMVDMGVEPFLIASTVEGVMAQRLVRRLCPECKIPHEVHRADLPDDFPWDELQNQDEKRLFHPVGCRKCRGVGYTGRMGIYELLTTTEDLRQMVHDNVSSWEIKQAAMKQGMPTLRQYGWRKAIGGQTSVEEILRVTKSDNAGGRK; translated from the coding sequence ATGGTCGATGCCGGTGAAATTCTGTTGAGCTGCGGACTGCTAACGCCGGAACAGGCTGACATCGTCCGTAACGAGCAGGAATCAAGTGCGGACTTTATTCCCAAAGCGGTTGAGCTCTCCTTCGTCGAAGAAGACGCCGCACTGAAGGCCCTAGGCCAAGCCGTCGGGCTCGAGTTCATTGATCTAACGCATACCGAAATCGACACGGCCCTGATTCGCAGCATTCCGCAGCGGCTCATTTATCGCCAATCGCTGCTGCCGGTCCGCCGCGAAAATGGGTGCATCATCGTCGCCACGAGCGACCCCTTCGATCTCTATCCCTTGGACGAAGTCGCCGCCGCGACCGGGCTCAGCGTGCAGCCGGTTTTGGCTGGCCGCAGCGAAATCGCCAAGCTCATCAAAGCCAACCTCGGTGTTGGTGGCGAAACGGTCGAAGGGATGTTGGCCCGCAAAGAAGAAGACGGGGGAGACGTCGAACTCCTGCAAGACCTCGACGACGAGGGAGGCGAACTGGCTGAGGTCGAGCAAGAGGCATCGGTTATTCGCCTGGTGAATGAAATCTTGCTCGAAGCGATCGAGACCCGCACGAGCGACGTTCACATCGAAACCCAGTCGAACAACAGCGTCGTGATTCGCTACCGGATTGACGGTATGCTCCACTCGCAAGCGGTTCCGCCGGAGATCAACTATTTTCAAGCGGCCATCATCAGCCGTTTGAAGATCATGTCGCGACTAAACATCGCCGAAAAGCGACTGCCACAAGACGGTCGCATGAAGTTGAAAGTCCGCGGTCGCGAAATCGACGTGCGTGTGTCGGTCATCCCGATGATTCACGGCGAGAGTATCGTGATGCGTATTCTCGACAAGGGAAACCTCTCGTTCGACCTGCAAAAGCTAGGCATGGATGTCGACGTTTATTCCCAGTTCCAAAAAATCATTCGCCAACCGCACGGTATTATCCTGGTCACCGGGCCGACCGGTTCTGGTAAGACGACCACACTGTACAGTTCGCTGCTGGAAATCCGGGACGAAGCCACCAAGATCATCACCACCGAAGACCCGGTCGAATATCAGCTCGACGGGATCAACCAGATCCAAGTTCACTCGAAGATCGGGCTAACGTTTAGCGCATCGCTGCGAAGTATTTTGCGTCACGACCCCGACGTCGTCCTGGTGGGTGAAATTCGTGACTTGGAAACAGCTGAAAACGCGATTCAAGCTTCGCTAACCGGTCACTTGGTGTTCAGCACGCTGCACACCAACGACGCCGCCGGGGCGTTTGCCCGTATGGTCGACATGGGCGTCGAACCGTTTCTGATTGCTTCCACCGTGGAAGGAGTCATGGCCCAGCGTTTGGTGCGTCGCCTTTGCCCCGAATGCAAAATACCGCACGAAGTGCATCGCGCCGATCTTCCTGATGACTTCCCCTGGGACGAATTACAAAACCAAGATGAAAAACGGTTATTCCACCCCGTTGGCTGTCGCAAATGCCGTGGCGTCGGTTACACCGGGCGAATGGGCATTTACGAATTGCTGACCACCACCGAAGATTTGCGTCAAATGGTGCACGACAACGTCAGTAGCTGGGAAATCAAGCAAGCCGCGATGAAGCAAGGCATGCCTACGCTAAGACAATATGGCTGGCGAAAAGCGATCGGGGGTCAGACTTCCGTGGAAGAAATCTTGCGTGTCACCAAGAGTGATAACGCCGGTGGCCGCAAATAA
- a CDS encoding type II secretion system F family protein, which translates to MPDFAYVARNLQGQKVSGKLTAQSEGDVLNSLMAKSLFPIEVKQEKKGNRFQFGGKKVSPQLAATFYAQLASLVRSGVPLMRSLNVLHDQASNEALKTVLEDIRNRVEEGEALDAAMARHPRAFNDMAINMVKAGAEGGFLEDALERVASFTEEQEDLKGRTVSALAYPFFLAVVGTGILTFLLVFFVPSFEEMFARLRERGQLPPITDWLLWFSGTLNSYGLFIVIGLVLLFFYLRTQLQTETGKRRFDYFKIKVPLLGSIMLDLAVARFCRVLGTMLKNGVPILRALEISRQAAGNRILSTAIENASDNISSGESLASPLGSSGYFPKTVVEMISVAEESNSLDRVLVEIADGLERRTSRRLDLAVRLLEPLMLLVMAGVVLVVVIALLLPVFRMSASL; encoded by the coding sequence ATGCCTGACTTCGCTTATGTCGCCCGAAATCTGCAGGGACAAAAAGTCTCCGGGAAGCTGACTGCGCAGTCAGAAGGGGACGTCTTGAATTCGCTCATGGCGAAGTCACTGTTCCCGATCGAGGTTAAGCAGGAAAAGAAGGGAAATCGTTTTCAGTTTGGTGGCAAGAAGGTCAGCCCTCAGCTGGCCGCGACATTCTACGCCCAGTTGGCCTCGCTCGTACGCAGTGGCGTGCCGCTGATGCGGTCTTTGAACGTGCTGCACGATCAAGCCTCGAACGAGGCCCTGAAAACGGTTCTGGAAGACATTCGTAATCGCGTTGAAGAAGGGGAAGCCCTCGACGCGGCCATGGCACGTCACCCTAGAGCGTTCAACGACATGGCAATCAACATGGTCAAAGCAGGGGCTGAGGGTGGCTTCCTGGAAGATGCACTGGAACGCGTCGCATCGTTCACCGAAGAGCAAGAAGACCTTAAAGGGCGTACCGTCAGTGCCCTAGCCTATCCGTTTTTCCTGGCGGTGGTCGGAACGGGCATCTTAACGTTCCTGCTGGTTTTCTTCGTGCCTAGCTTCGAGGAAATGTTCGCTCGCCTACGCGAACGAGGACAACTTCCGCCAATTACCGACTGGTTGTTGTGGTTTAGCGGAACCTTGAACAGCTATGGATTGTTTATTGTAATAGGGCTTGTCCTCTTGTTTTTCTATCTGCGAACGCAGTTACAGACCGAGACCGGCAAGCGACGTTTCGACTACTTTAAGATCAAAGTTCCCCTCTTGGGCAGCATTATGCTGGACTTGGCCGTGGCTCGGTTTTGTCGCGTGCTAGGTACGATGCTCAAAAATGGTGTCCCCATTTTGCGAGCCCTGGAAATCAGCCGCCAGGCTGCTGGTAATCGTATTTTGTCGACCGCCATCGAGAACGCCTCGGACAACATTTCCTCCGGTGAATCATTAGCCTCCCCCTTAGGTAGCTCTGGCTATTTTCCGAAAACGGTGGTGGAAATGATCAGCGTGGCCGAAGAATCCAACTCGCTTGATCGCGTACTAGTTGAAATTGCAGACGGGCTAGAACGAAGAACATCCCGTCGGCTTGATTTGGCGGTTCGTTTGTTAGAACCGCTCATGCTGCTAGTCATGGCCGGTGTCGTGCTGGTGGTGGTGATCGCGTTGCTGCTGCCGGTCTTCCGCATGAGTGCTTCGCTGTAA
- the gspG gene encoding type II secretion system major pseudopilin GspG — translation MSRIRRHRRPAAGFTLIEVLLVLVILVILGSLAGVSYFNMQKTALVNAAKSQVGLIDNAVQVYQLDMNKPPATLENLISQPSDDKNGKWKGPYWEKDTMPIDPWDNEYQYEVTGATYKVWSMGPDGASGTDDDING, via the coding sequence ATGTCTCGTATTCGACGACATCGCCGTCCCGCTGCGGGTTTTACGCTCATCGAAGTTTTGCTGGTGCTTGTGATTCTCGTGATCTTGGGCTCGCTGGCCGGTGTGTCTTACTTCAACATGCAGAAAACGGCCTTGGTCAACGCTGCCAAATCGCAGGTCGGTTTGATCGACAACGCCGTGCAGGTTTATCAGTTGGACATGAACAAGCCCCCCGCCACGCTCGAAAACTTGATCTCCCAGCCTTCCGACGACAAGAACGGCAAGTGGAAGGGCCCTTACTGGGAAAAAGACACCATGCCAATCGACCCGTGGGATAACGAATACCAATACGAAGTCACCGGCGCGACCTACAAGGTTTGGTCGATGGGTCCGGATGGTGCCAGCGGTACCGACGACGACATCAACGGCTAA
- a CDS encoding prepilin-type N-terminal cleavage/methylation domain-containing protein yields MVFTFALTETSRTPRLAAGRERYAFTLLEILLVLVILAAMIGLGMPAIFNALKGHRLKVSAERVQTEFMRARVDAMESGRIRMFRYQPDTGNFTVAPFLQSSDELENNLAGTSQGVGVSNLVLESAEQEKVSKTLEEGIVFLSNDVETDMRSYTLAQEQGGDLTVSGWSTPILFYPDGTTSNALLYLKSDGGTITSIKLRGLTGVARIVEPELANAGE; encoded by the coding sequence GTGGTTTTCACGTTCGCTCTTACCGAAACCTCTCGGACACCTCGGCTTGCCGCCGGGCGTGAGCGATACGCGTTTACCTTGCTAGAAATCTTACTGGTCCTGGTCATTCTGGCAGCCATGATTGGCCTCGGTATGCCGGCCATCTTTAATGCCCTGAAAGGGCACCGCCTCAAGGTTTCTGCGGAACGCGTGCAAACCGAATTCATGCGGGCTCGTGTCGATGCAATGGAGTCAGGCCGGATTCGGATGTTCCGCTATCAGCCTGACACCGGCAACTTTACCGTTGCACCCTTTCTACAAAGCAGTGACGAGTTGGAAAACAATTTGGCCGGCACCAGCCAAGGCGTCGGAGTTTCCAACTTAGTGCTGGAGTCTGCCGAGCAGGAAAAGGTCAGCAAGACGTTAGAGGAAGGGATTGTCTTCCTCTCCAACGATGTCGAAACCGACATGCGCAGCTACACGTTGGCCCAAGAGCAAGGGGGGGACCTGACTGTTTCTGGCTGGTCGACACCGATTTTGTTTTATCCGGACGGTACCACCTCGAATGCGTTGCTCTACCTGAAAAGCGACGGAGGTACGATCACCTCGATCAAATTACGTGGCCTGACTGGCGTCGCGCGGATTGTCGAACCTGAACTCGCCAACGCAGGAGAGTGA